One part of the Parasphingorhabdus sp. SCSIO 66989 genome encodes these proteins:
- a CDS encoding type II toxin-antitoxin system RelE/ParE family toxin translates to MALVEFANAAIADLDEIDDYSIEQFGEDAAQSYMHGFKEAFAQLQDYPRSGQPATELGKNMRCLTHRRHRIFYRIEAEQVLILRILHDAMDAKRQFAN, encoded by the coding sequence ATGGCCTTGGTTGAATTCGCGAACGCCGCCATAGCGGATTTGGACGAAATCGACGATTACAGCATAGAGCAATTCGGCGAAGATGCTGCGCAAAGCTATATGCACGGATTTAAGGAAGCATTTGCTCAATTGCAGGACTATCCCCGATCCGGTCAACCCGCGACAGAACTGGGCAAAAACATGCGCTGTCTAACCCATCGCCGCCACCGCATCTTTTATCGCATTGAGGCTGAGCAGGTGTTGATACTGCGCATACTCCATGACGCCATGGATGCTAAGCGGCAGTTTGCTAATTAG
- a CDS encoding type II toxin-antitoxin system ParD family antitoxin encodes MTQLNVSIPPALKEWIDSRVAEGRYASASDYIRDIIRRDQDSINAETEWLREQIQIGLDSGVSDETPETVIENVIARRKQRHGLG; translated from the coding sequence ATGACTCAGCTAAACGTCTCCATCCCGCCCGCCCTGAAAGAGTGGATTGACAGCCGTGTTGCCGAAGGCCGTTATGCCTCGGCCAGCGACTATATCCGCGATATCATCCGCCGCGATCAGGACAGCATCAATGCCGAAACTGAATGGCTGCGCGAGCAGATTCAGATTGGGCTGGATTCGGGGGTAAGCGATGAAACGCCCGAAACGGTCATCGAGAATGTGATAGCGCGGCGGAAACAGCGCCATGGCCTTGGTTGA
- the ruvA gene encoding Holliday junction branch migration protein RuvA, whose translation MIAKLTGKLDDVDSDTAIIDVQGVGYLVHASARTLSNLGARGDSITVHTEMQVSENDMRLIGFASAAERDGFRLLISVQGVGGKVALAIQTALTPEELGTAIAQGDVTQVTRAQGVGPKLAKRIVNELKDKMGGVDLGSTGAVGTAPAGSASADAVSALTNLGFKPVEATRAVAAAEAELGDASDLDGLVKLALKKVGR comes from the coding sequence ATGATCGCCAAACTCACCGGAAAACTTGACGATGTCGACAGCGACACCGCGATAATCGACGTACAGGGCGTCGGCTATCTGGTCCATGCTTCAGCCCGCACCCTCTCCAATCTGGGCGCGCGTGGTGACAGCATTACCGTACACACCGAAATGCAGGTCAGCGAAAATGATATGCGGCTGATCGGCTTTGCCAGCGCCGCCGAGCGCGATGGTTTTCGGCTGTTGATCAGCGTTCAGGGCGTCGGCGGCAAGGTCGCGCTGGCGATCCAGACAGCGCTAACTCCGGAAGAGCTGGGCACCGCCATTGCCCAGGGCGATGTGACCCAGGTGACGCGCGCGCAGGGCGTTGGCCCGAAACTCGCCAAGCGCATCGTCAATGAACTGAAAGACAAGATGGGTGGCGTTGATCTGGGCAGCACGGGTGCAGTCGGCACCGCTCCCGCAGGCAGTGCCAGCGCCGATGCGGTCTCGGCTCTTACCAATCTCGGCTTCAAGCCGGTCGAAGCCACCCGCGCCGTTGCCGCAGCAGAGGCGGAATTGGGCGATGCGAGCGATCTGGATGGCCTGGTAAAGCTGGCGCTGAAAAAGGTCGGACGCTAA
- the ruvC gene encoding crossover junction endodeoxyribonuclease RuvC, producing the protein MIILGLDPGLGTTGWGLIQADGNRLAHIANGQIKTNAKAPLASRLLDLDSALQDLILEHRPDAAAVEEVFVNKNPQSTLKLGQARGVVLLGAARAGVPVAEYAARLVKKSVVGTGGADKAQIQAMLKVLLPGATLSGPDAADALAVAITHAHHR; encoded by the coding sequence ATGATCATCCTCGGCCTTGATCCCGGTCTCGGCACCACCGGCTGGGGCCTGATTCAGGCAGATGGCAATCGGCTGGCGCATATCGCCAATGGCCAGATAAAGACCAATGCCAAAGCGCCCTTGGCATCGCGACTGCTCGATCTGGACAGTGCTTTACAGGACCTCATCCTCGAACACCGCCCCGATGCAGCGGCGGTGGAAGAAGTGTTCGTTAACAAAAACCCGCAATCGACATTGAAACTGGGCCAAGCCCGTGGCGTGGTCTTACTCGGCGCGGCGCGGGCCGGGGTGCCGGTGGCGGAATATGCAGCGCGGCTGGTGAAGAAATCGGTGGTTGGCACCGGCGGCGCGGACAAGGCGCAGATACAGGCGATGCTGAAAGTGTTGCTTCCCGGCGCGACCCTCAGCGGCCCCGATGCCGCCGATGCATTGGCAGTGGCGATTACCCATGCGCATCATCGATAA
- a CDS encoding YebC/PmpR family DNA-binding transcriptional regulator — protein MAGHSKFKNIMHRKGAQDKKRSAMFSKLSREITVAAKMGMPDPDMNPRLRLAVNNAKSQSMPKDNIQRAIDKATAGEGDDYEEIRYEGFGPGGVSLIVEALTDNRNRTVTSVRTAFSKNGGNMGSAGSVAHGFDRLGLISYPGSAGDEEKVLEAAMEAGAEDIESSEDGHDIWTSMDDLHEVAGALEKALGEAESVKLAWRPHTRVEVGESEAQTLLKLIDILDDDDDVQTVWGNYDVSDEVMEKLGA, from the coding sequence ATGGCAGGCCATTCCAAATTCAAAAATATCATGCATCGCAAGGGCGCGCAGGACAAGAAGCGCTCGGCTATGTTTTCCAAGCTCAGCCGCGAGATTACCGTGGCGGCGAAGATGGGCATGCCCGATCCGGATATGAACCCGCGTCTGCGGCTGGCAGTGAACAATGCCAAATCGCAGTCCATGCCCAAGGACAATATCCAGCGCGCCATCGACAAGGCCACCGCTGGCGAAGGCGATGATTATGAGGAAATCCGCTATGAGGGCTTTGGCCCGGGCGGCGTGTCGCTGATCGTTGAGGCACTCACTGACAATCGCAACCGCACCGTCACCAGCGTGCGCACCGCCTTCTCGAAAAATGGCGGCAATATGGGCTCGGCCGGCTCGGTCGCGCATGGCTTTGATCGGCTCGGCCTGATCTCCTATCCCGGCAGTGCCGGCGATGAGGAAAAGGTTCTCGAAGCTGCGATGGAAGCGGGCGCGGAAGATATTGAATCGTCCGAAGATGGCCATGACATCTGGACCAGCATGGATGATCTGCACGAAGTCGCCGGCGCGCTGGAAAAGGCACTGGGCGAGGCGGAAAGCGTGAAACTGGCCTGGCGTCCGCACACGAGGGTAGAAGTGGGCGAAAGCGAAGCGCAGACACTGCTGAAATTGATCGACATTCTCGATGATGATGACGATGTGCAGACCGTCTGGGGCAATTATGATGTTTCCGACGAGGTGATGGAGAAATTGGGGGCCTAA
- a CDS encoding heavy metal-binding domain-containing protein has product MYKKLLISTTPSLEGYRITEYLNVVTGEVIVGANLFRDLFANIRDMVGGRSGSYENVLERARAEAMAEIQERAADMGANAVVGIDLDYEVVGQNGSMLMVSATGTAVTAERL; this is encoded by the coding sequence ATGTATAAAAAGCTGCTGATCAGCACTACGCCTTCGCTGGAAGGTTATCGCATCACCGAATACCTCAACGTCGTCACCGGCGAGGTGATTGTCGGGGCCAATCTGTTCCGCGATCTGTTTGCCAATATCCGCGATATGGTGGGCGGGCGCTCGGGCTCTTATGAAAATGTCCTTGAACGCGCACGCGCTGAAGCCATGGCCGAAATTCAGGAGCGCGCTGCCGATATGGGCGCCAATGCGGTTGTCGGCATTGATCTCGATTATGAGGTGGTCGGCCAGAACGGCTCTATGCTGATGGTCTCGGCGACCGGTACGGCGGTGACGGCGGAGCGGCTATAA
- a CDS encoding DUF2312 domain-containing protein: MSEGNVAADQLRLFIERVERLEEEKKGIADDIRDVYAEAKSQGYDPKIMRQIVRLRKMETHDRQEMEAVLDTYKSALGLE, encoded by the coding sequence ATGAGCGAAGGCAATGTCGCCGCGGACCAGTTGCGCCTGTTTATTGAGCGGGTTGAGCGGCTTGAGGAAGAGAAAAAGGGCATCGCCGATGATATTCGCGATGTTTATGCCGAAGCTAAATCGCAGGGCTATGACCCCAAAATCATGCGCCAGATCGTGCGTCTGCGCAAAATGGAAACGCATGACCGGCAGGAAATGGAAGCCGTGCTCGACACCTATAAATCTGCGCTGGGTCTGGAGTAG
- the pyk gene encoding pyruvate kinase gives MTQAKTDSASVSGKRAGRRHRKVKILATLGPASNSRDMIEALFRAGADAFRINMSHGEHEGHAAAIAHIRKLEQKLRRPITILCDLQGPKLRVGKFAGGEAIIRHGSHFTLDRDETPGDENRVCLPHPELFGILEKGDRLLLDDGKLRLRVIRADKDAILTSAEVGGKISDRKGLNIPDAVIPLAALTEKDRKDMAFALDQGADWIALSFVQRPEDVAEARRLIDGRAALIAKIEKPSAVNRLDEILELSDAVMVARGDLGVEMAPEEVPPLQKNIVAAARRSGKPVVVATQMLESMITAPTPTRAEVSDVATAVYDGADAVMLSAETAAGEWPVESVSIMDRIAAHVEGDPGYHERVHLTETLPDATTADALAASCAQIAETVSTSAIVCFTGSGSTARRVTRERPLAPVLVLTPTRATARRLGLLWGAHAVVTKDIGSFEEMIGKGKRMALRHGFGQAGDRCIALAGVPFGTPGSTNVLHIVTLTGDELKGYER, from the coding sequence ATGACACAGGCTAAGACGGACAGCGCATCGGTCAGCGGCAAGCGGGCCGGGCGGCGCCATCGCAAGGTTAAGATCCTCGCCACATTGGGTCCGGCCAGCAACAGCCGCGATATGATCGAAGCGCTGTTTCGCGCCGGCGCCGATGCCTTTCGGATCAATATGAGCCATGGTGAGCATGAAGGCCATGCCGCAGCGATCGCGCATATCCGCAAGCTGGAGCAGAAGCTGCGCCGCCCGATCACCATATTATGCGATCTGCAGGGGCCAAAGCTGCGGGTTGGTAAATTTGCCGGGGGCGAGGCGATTATCCGCCATGGCAGCCACTTCACCCTGGACCGCGATGAGACACCCGGCGATGAAAACCGTGTCTGCCTGCCGCATCCCGAGCTGTTCGGGATATTGGAGAAGGGTGACCGGCTGCTGCTCGATGACGGTAAGCTGCGGCTGCGGGTCATCCGCGCCGACAAGGATGCTATTCTGACGAGTGCAGAGGTCGGTGGCAAGATATCCGACCGCAAGGGGCTGAACATTCCCGATGCGGTGATCCCGCTCGCGGCGCTGACCGAAAAAGACCGCAAGGATATGGCTTTTGCGCTCGATCAGGGCGCAGACTGGATCGCGCTCAGCTTTGTCCAGCGCCCTGAAGATGTTGCCGAAGCGCGGCGGCTGATTGATGGCCGCGCCGCGCTGATTGCGAAAATTGAAAAGCCGAGCGCGGTTAACCGGCTTGATGAAATACTGGAACTGTCCGATGCGGTGATGGTCGCGCGCGGCGATCTGGGCGTCGAAATGGCGCCCGAAGAAGTGCCGCCCTTGCAAAAGAATATCGTCGCGGCCGCACGGCGCTCTGGCAAGCCGGTGGTGGTGGCGACGCAGATGCTGGAGTCGATGATCACCGCGCCAACGCCGACCCGCGCCGAGGTTTCCGATGTGGCTACGGCGGTCTATGACGGTGCTGATGCGGTGATGCTGTCGGCGGAAACGGCAGCGGGCGAATGGCCGGTCGAATCGGTATCGATCATGGACCGTATTGCCGCGCATGTAGAGGGCGATCCGGGCTATCATGAGCGGGTCCACCTCACCGAAACCCTGCCCGATGCCACCACCGCCGACGCACTGGCGGCGTCCTGTGCACAGATTGCCGAGACTGTCAGTACATCGGCGATCGTCTGCTTTACCGGCTCGGGCTCCACCGCCCGCCGGGTTACGCGCGAGCGGCCCCTTGCACCGGTCCTGGTGCTGACCCCCACACGTGCCACGGCGCGACGGCTAGGCCTGTTATGGGGCGCACATGCCGTTGTGACCAAAGATATCGGCAGCTTTGAGGAAATGATAGGCAAGGGCAAGCGCATGGCGCTGCGCCATGGCTTCGGCCAGGCAGGAGATCGCTGCATAGCGCTGGCCGGGGTACCCTTTGGCACACCGGGTTCAACCAATGTGCTGCATATCGTCACCCTTACAGGCGATGAGCTTAAAGGCTATGAGCGCTAG